The sequence GCGCGACGTGGGCACTGAGCAGCTCGACCATGGGGGACGGGGGACGCGGCGCCCTGCCCGCACCGGCAGGCGGGGCCGCTCTCGCTCATGGAGTGTACCGCGCCCCTACCGCCAATCCGCGAAAAATCCGATGTTCACGCCACCCACGAAGTCGCGTGCGAAGCTGCGGTTCTTCAGGCCGAAGGGCTCCGAGTAGCCCAGGGCCACGCCCAGGCCCACGTCGCGCTCCAGCTGGTAGCCAATCTGGAAGCGGCCCTGGACGGTGCCCGCGGTGCGGCGGTCCGGGGGCTGGGTGGTGAAGTGGGCGCCATAGAAGGTGGGGCCGCCCGTCACCTGGAAGCCCCAGTGGGCCTTGCCCGGCAGGTGGTTGCGGTAGCCGAAGCCCACCTGCACGGTGTGCTCGTAGTAGGAGGACACCGGCAGGTAGAAGTTCTCCAGCGCCGTGTCGGGCAGCGACGCCGCCCATCCCACCCCACCCTCCAGGATGGCGATCCACGCGTCCTTGCGGTCCTGGAAGAGCGTGAGCTCCCACTGCACGCGCACGTTGGGGACGACCGCGCCGTTGTTGAGCTGCGTGCCCAGGAAGACGCCCCGGGGCAGCCAGGCGGGCGTGCGCGACACGTGGCCCCGCAGGTCATCCGCCCCGCGCGACTGCGCTGCGGCGGAGGTGGAGACGACGGCAAGTGAAATGACCAGCAATGCGCGAGCGAGGTGGAGCATGGGGCCCTATCCACCGTGGCAGCGCGCACTTGTCAACGAAGTGATTCGTTGGCTATGACACGCAACGCCCTCCTGCCCGTCGCGGGAGGTCACCAGGAGCGGAACACCGAATGCCAGTCGTCACGGTCCGGGCCAGCAGCAAGCAGGGTCCGGCGCAGCTCGACACGCTGGTCCGCAAGGTCACGCAGAAGACGTCGGGGCTCCTGGAGGAGAACGACCGGGTGCTCGTGGTCTACGGCCAGGGGCAGGCCAGCCTGTACTACGAGGGTGCGCCCCGTCCGCGCGCCGTGTCCCGCCCGGCCTGACGCATTCCGCTTCACCTCATTCGTCGGGCCCGAGCCTGCGCGCGCGCTGGAAGAGCGCCGGCGGGTTGGCGTCCACGGCGGCGATGAGGCGGTGTCCCAGCAGCTCGTAGGTCTCCGTTTCGATGGGGCCACGGCCCGGCGCCTCCAGCCCGTCGAAGTTGCCCACGCGGTAGCGCGCCGCGAAGACGAAGTGGAAGTCCGGCGGCGCGAAGAGGTGTTCGGGGTCCCCCGCCGGGTGGACGTCCATGGCCCAGCGCGGCTCGAACGACGGCGGGTGGATGCCGCGCTCCACCTGCTCCATGTGCTCGCGCGTGTAGAGCCCGGTCATCTCCTGGAGCGTCGCGCCGGTCTCGAAGCGCACGTGCGGGTAGAAGCGGTAGCACGGGTGCCGCGGATCCAACGCGTAGAGCCAACCGCCGGGCGGGGTCAGCTCGCGGAACACGGCGAGCATCCGCTCGGACAGGTCGCGGTAGAGCTCCAGCCGGGCGTCGTGCTCCAGGCGGAAGAAGGCGTCGTCGACGACGAAGCGCACATTGCCCTGCTCGGCGGACGGCCATGCGTGGTCCAACGCGTGGTGCTCCGCATCGGAGGACAAAGGCATCCAGGCTTCGGGTTCTGCTTTGAGCTCGAGCATGGCCTTGTCCCCCCGTTCCGCGAAAGCCAGGGTATGCGCGCAACGCAGGAATCGCGCAAGCACCTGCCGGGAGGGGTCCATGTCTGTCATCCGACGTCCCCGCGAAGAGGGCCACGGATGTGAGTCTTTGAGGACCGCAGCCCGTGTCACGCGGCGGACGGCGTGATTGCGCGGGGGCTCGCGGCGAGGCAGAGACGGTGGGCCGTTCTCGACCTCGCCGCGGGAGTGCCGTGATGACCTGGTGGATGTATGCCCTGCTGTCCGCGGTGTTCGCGGCGCTGACCGCGGTGCTGGCGAAGGTGGGCGTGGAGGGAGTGCCCTCCACGCTCGCGACGGCATTGCGCACCGTGGTGGTGCTCGTCTTCGCGTGGAGCATCGCGCTGGCTCGCGGTGAGCAGCACGCGCTGCCCTCGCTCAGCCGCAAGACATTGCTGTTCCTGGCGCTGTCGGGCGTGGCGACGGGCCTCTCGTGGCTGGCCTACTTCCGGGCCCTGCAATTGGGCCCGGCGTCACGCGTGGCGCCCATCGACAAGCTCAGCCTGGCGCTCACGGTGACGTTCGCGGTGCTCATCCTCAAGGAGCCCCTGTCCTGGCGGCTGGGATTGGGCGTGGCCCTCATCGTCGCGGGCACGCTCTTGACCCTCGAATAGGCCTACGGCAGTTCCACCTCGTTGCCCAGGTACGCGTAGCCGAAGGAGCCCACGCGGGTGCCCTGGCCGGCGTTGACCTCCTCGTACGTGCCCCGCACCACCGTCCCCGAGTAGTCGATGGTGAGCTGGCTGTTCTGGATGCGGCCCTTGCCCAGGCGGAAGTCCAGCCAGAGGTTCTCTCCGAACTCCGAGGGCACCGGGCACACGCGGATCTGATCCGGACGCACGTCGCGCAGGTCCTCGTACTGCACCTTCCCGCCTTCCGTGCCGGGCTCGCTGATGTCACCGACGTAGATGGCGGCGAGGGAGCACTGGAGCTTGTTCATCGTGATGAGCGCGTCGCCGTTGCCGTAGACGTTGAAGCCCACGTCCAGGTCTCCTTCCGACTGCTTCGCGCCGGTGTCGAGCTGGAGGTCCAGGTTGTACGTCCCCTGGTACTTGCGGTTGATGTCGTCCTGTCCGCAGCCGGTCAACGCCGTCGCGGCGAGCAGCAGGCCCGCGAGGATGGACGTGGGGCGGTGGCTCTTGAGTGCGTGGGTCATGGGGTTCCTCTCCAAGGTGGGGGTTGTCGTTCAACGAAGGGCCTTCCCGCCCTTCCCTGTTCCCTTGGTCTCCGAGGGCCCGTGGATTGATCAAACAATCCACCGGGTCTGGCTTTCAGAACGGCGCGGGCGACGTGAACTCCAGACGCTCGCCCGAGCGCGGATGCACGAAGGCCACCGCATCGGCATGGAGCATCAGCCGCGCGTCCTCTCGTCCCAAGCGCGCGTCCCCGAGGATGGGAAGT comes from Corallococcus macrosporus and encodes:
- a CDS encoding DUF2716 domain-containing protein; protein product: MPLSSDAEHHALDHAWPSAEQGNVRFVVDDAFFRLEHDARLELYRDLSERMLAVFRELTPPGGWLYALDPRHPCYRFYPHVRFETGATLQEMTGLYTREHMEQVERGIHPPSFEPRWAMDVHPAGDPEHLFAPPDFHFVFAARYRVGNFDGLEAPGRGPIETETYELLGHRLIAAVDANPPALFQRARRLGPDE
- a CDS encoding EamA family transporter, encoding MTWWMYALLSAVFAALTAVLAKVGVEGVPSTLATALRTVVVLVFAWSIALARGEQHALPSLSRKTLLFLALSGVATGLSWLAYFRALQLGPASRVAPIDKLSLALTVTFAVLILKEPLSWRLGLGVALIVAGTLLTLE